In Malus sylvestris chromosome 16, drMalSylv7.2, whole genome shotgun sequence, the following are encoded in one genomic region:
- the LOC126607836 gene encoding heat shock 70 kDa protein 8-like: MAEPAYTVASDSETAGEEKSSSPFPETAIGIDIGTSHCSVAVWNGSQVELLRNIRNQKMMRSYVTFKDENPSAGVSDQLSSEHDMLSGASIFNMKRLIGRVDTDPVVQSSKSLPFLVQTLGIGVRPLIAALVNNVWRSTTPEEVLAIFLVELKAMAEIQLKRPIKNVVLTIPASFSRFQLTRIERACAMASLHVLRLMPEPTAVALLYAQQISNQNVNTGSEKIALIFNMGAGYCDVAITATDGGVSQIKALAGSAIGGEDLLLSMMRHLLPDSETLLTSHGLDDIKSVGILRVATQEAIHTLSSQTSVQIDVDLGNGTKICKVVDREEFEEVNLAVFDKCASLISQCLHDAKVDTEDVSDVIVVGGCSYIPKIKSLVMSICKKEELYKGMKPLEAAVIGAALEGAVASGLSDPFGSLDLLTIQATPLALGIRADGNNFVPIIPRNTAMPTQKDLIFTTAHDNQTEALIIVYEGEGKKVEENHLLGYFKITGIPPSPKGVPEIRVILDIDASSVLRVLAGVLMPGSHQPINPVMGVRMPTVDDGHGWCAEALHRAYGSSLDLVTVQKKI, encoded by the coding sequence ATGGCTGAGCCAGCATACACAGTCGCATCTGATAGTGAAACCGCTGGAGAGGAAAAATCGTCGTCTCCTTTTCCTGAAACCGCTATTGGGATTGACATCGGCACTTCACATTGCAGTGTTGCTGTCTGGAATGGCTCCCAGGTTGAGCTCTTGAGGAACATTAGAAACCAGAAAATGATGCGGTCGTATGTCACATTCAAGGATGAAAACCCTTCAGCGGGAGTAAGCGATCAACTCTCCAGTGAGCACGACATGTTATCTGGAGCTTCAATCTTCAACATGAAACGATTAATTGGCAGGGTTGACACCGATCCAGTTGTTCAGTCAAGCAAAAGCCTCCCCTTTTTGGTTCAAACATTGGGCATTGGGGTGCGCCCACTGATCGCAGCCTTGGTGAACAATGTATGGAGATCCACCACTCCTGAAGAAGTTCTGGCAATATTTTTGGTGGAACTCAAGGCAATGGCAGAAATCCAGCTAAAGCGGCCCATAAAGAATGTTGTTCTCACCATTCCAGCTTCATTCAGCCGATTCCAGCTGACTCGTATTGAAAGAGCTTGTGCCATGGCTAGCCTTCATGTACTCAGACTTATGCCTGAACCAACTGCTGTCGCGCTGTTATACGCGCAACAGATTTCAAATCAGAACGTAAACACCGGATCTGAGAAGATTGCTCTAATCTTCAACATGGGTGCTGGATACTGTGATGTAGCTATTACTGCTACAGATGGAGGAGTTTCCCAAATAAAAGCCTTAGCAGGATCTGCCATTGGAGGGGAAGACTTGCTTCTGAGTATGATGCGTCATCTGTTGCCAGATTCCGAGACTCTTTTAACTAGCCACGGACTTGATGACATAAAGTCAGTTGGCATACTTCGAGTTGCAACACAGGAGGCAATCCACACTCTCTCCTCCCAAACTAGCGTGCAGATTGATGTTGACTTGGGAAATGGGACAAAAATATGTAAGGTTGTGGATCGGGAGGAATTTGAGGAAGTTAACCTAGCAGTGTTTGATAAGTGTGCGAGCCTCATAAGCCAGTGCTTGCATGATGCAAAGGTTGATACCGAGGATGTGAGCGATGTAATAGTTGTTGGCGGATGCTCATATATTCCAAAGATAAAAAGTCTTGTCATGAGCATTTGTAAAAAGGAGGAGCTGTACAAAGGGATGAAACCATTGGAAGCTGCTGTCATTGGAGCGGCACTAGAAGGAGCGGTGGCATCAGGTCTTAGCGATCCCTTTGGGAGTTTGGACTTGCTTACCATTCAAGCCACCCCTCTTGCCCTTGGGATCCGAGCTGATGGAAACAACTTTGTGCCTATCATACCTAGAAACACAGCAATGCCAACACAGAAAGATCTGATCTTCACAACTGCCCATGATAATCAAACTGAAGCACTAATAATCGTCTACGAAGGCGAGGGGAAGAAGGTGGAAGAGAACCATTTGCTGGGGTATTTCAAGATCACTGGAATTCCACCGTCCCCGAAAGGAGTTCCGGAAATAAGAGTAATTCTGGACATCGATGCATCAAGCGTGCTGAGAGTTTTGGCCGGGGTTTTAATGCCGGGGTCTCATCAGCCAATAAATCCAGTCATGGGAGTAAGGATGCCAACAGTTGATGATGGTCACGGTTGGTGCGCTGAAGCCCTACACAGAGCTTATGGCTCGTCTCTAGACTTGGTTACAGTGCAGAAGAAGATATAG